From a single Ovis aries strain OAR_USU_Benz2616 breed Rambouillet chromosome 23, ARS-UI_Ramb_v3.0, whole genome shotgun sequence genomic region:
- the DSEL gene encoding dermatan-sulfate epimerase-like protein: MALMFTGHCLFLVLVMFAFSTLEESVSNYSDWAVFTDDIDPFKIQRVQDVRANQKLKKSMLHPRLYFDAGEIQAMRQKSRTTHLHLFRAIRSAVTAMLSNPTYYLPPPKHADFAAKWNEIYGNNLPPLALYCLLCPEDKVAFEFALEYMDRMVGYKDWLVENAPGDEVPVGHSLTGFATAFDFLYNLLDGRRRQKYLEKIWVITEEMYEYSKVRSWGKQLLHNHQATNMIALLTGALVTGVDKGTKVNLWKQVVVDVMEKTMFLLNHIVDGSLDEGVAYGSYTAKSVTQYVFLAQRHFNINNLDNNWLKMHFWFYYATLLPGFQRTVGIADSNYNWFYGPESQLVFLDKFVLKNGAGNWLAQQIRRHRPKDGPMVPSTAQRWSTLHTEYIWYDPQLTPQPPAEYGTAKMHLFPNWGVVTYGAGLPNTQTNTFVSFKSGKLGGRAVYDIVHFQPYSWIDGWRSFNPGHEHPDQNSFTFAPNGQVFVSEALYGPKLSHLNNVLVFAPSPTSQCNKPWEGQLGECAQWLKWTGEEVGDAAGEIITASQHGDMIFVSGEAVSAYSSAMKLKSVYRALLLLNSQTLLVVDHVEKQEDSPIKSVSAFFHNLDIDFKYIPYRFTNKYNGALMDVWDAHYKMFWFDHRGSSPVASIQEAEQAAEFKKRWTQFVNVTFQMESAITRIAYVFYGPYVNVSSCRFIDNTKSGLQLSLNVNNTDHVVSIVTDYQNLKTRFDYLGFGGFATVADQAQVTRFGLGTEAIVKPIRRDRVIFPFGFKFNVAVGLILCIGLVILTFQWRFYLSFRKLMRWILILVIALWSVELLDVWSACTQPICAKWARPETEVSGQALAPGGQRTDLPDVVITSLPGSGAEILKQLFFNSSDFLYIRVPTAYIDIPETELEIDSFVDACEWRASDVHSVRFRLLRGWLQSLVRDTKLHLQNIHLHESGRGKLAQYFTMNKDKKRKLKRRESLAEQRSRMKGAFDRDAEYVRALRRHLVHYPSARPVLSLGSGSWTLKLHFFHEVLGASMKALYVVRDPRAWVYSMLYSSKPSLYSLKNVQEHLAKLFKTEGGAGHCTLNSGYAVEYELLRKELLASRPHPVSLLAHAWLANTAAALRINAELLPTSYQLIKFEDLVLFPQNTTERIFAFLGIPLSPATLNQILFATSTNLFYLPYEGEISPANTNVWKRNLPKDEVKLIENICWTLMDRLGYPKFMD, from the coding sequence ATGGCGTTAATGTTTACAGGACATTGCTTATTTTTAGTATTAGTGATGTTTGCTTTCTCTACTTTGGAGGAATCTGTGAGCAATTACTCTGACTGGGCAGTTTTCACAGATGACATAGATCCATTTAAGATACAGAGAGTGCAAGATGTcagagccaatcaaaaactgaAGAAGAGTATGCTTCATCCACGTTTGTATTTTGATGCTGGAGAGATCCAAGCAATGAGACAGAAGTCTCGCACAACCCATTTGCACCTTTTTAGAGCAATCAGAAGTGCGGTGACTGCTATGCTGTCAAACCCGACATACTACCTACCTCCGCCCAAGCATGCTGATTTTGCTGCCAAGTGGAATGAAATCTATGGTAACAATCTGCCTCCTTTAGCCCTGTACTGTTTGCTGTGCCCGGAAGACAAAGTTGCCTTTGAATTTGCCTTGGAATACATGGACAGGATGGTGGGCTACAAAGACTGGCTGGTGGAGAATGCACCAGGGGATGAGGTTCCAGTTGGCCATTCCCTAACAGGTTTTGCCACTGCCTTTGACTTTTTATATAACTTATTAGATGGTCGTCGGAGACAAAAATACCTAGAAAAAATATGGGTTATTACTGAGGAAATGTATGAGTATTCTAAGGTCCGCTCTTGGGGCAAACAACTGCTTCACAACCACCAAGCTACTAACATGATAGCACTGCTGACCGGGGCTTTGGTGACTGGGGTAGATAAAGGGACTAAGGTAAATCTATGGAAACAGGTTGTAGTAGATGTGATGGAAAAGACGATGTTTCTGTTGAATCACATTGTCGATGGCTCTTTGGATGAAGGTGTGGCCTATGGAAGCTACACAGCTAAATCAGTCACACAGTATGTTTTTCTGGCCCAGCGCCACTTTAATATCAACAACTTGGATAACAACTGGTTAAAAATGCACTTTTGGTTTTATTATGCCACCCTTTTGCCAGGCTTCCAAAGGACCGTGGGGATAGCAGATTCCAATTATAACTGGTTTTATGGTCCTGAGAGCCAGTTAGTTTTTTTGGATAAGTTTGTCttaaagaatggagctggaaatTGGTTAGCTCAGCAAATCAGAAGGCACCGACCTAAAGATGGACCCATGGTCCCCTCCACTGCCCAGAGGTGGAGTACTCTTCACACTGAATACATCTGGTATGACCCCCAGCTCACCCCACAGCCTCCTGCAGAATATGGCACTGCAAAAATGCACCTGTTCCCTAACTGGGGTGTGGTCACTTATGGGGCCGGGTTGCCAAATACACAGACCAATACTTTTGTATCTTTTAAGTCTGGGAAGCTAGGAGGGCGTGCTGTGTATGACATAGTTCACTTCCAGCCATACTCCTGGATTGATGGGTGGAGGAGCTTCAACCCTGGACATGAACATCCGGATCAGAACTCATTTACCTTTGCCCCCAACGGGCAGGTGTTTGTTTCCGAAGCTCTCTATGGACCTAAGTTGAGCCACCTGAACAACGTACTGGTGTTTGCACCTTCACCCACGAGCCAGTGTAATAAGCCCTGGGAAGGTCAGCTGGGAGAATGTGCACAGTGGCTCAAGTGGACTGGCGAGGAGGTTGGTGATGCGGCCGGGGAAATCATTACTGCCTCTCAGCACGGGGACATGATATTTGTGAGTGGGGAAGCCGTGTCAGCTTACTCTTCAGCAATGAAGCTGAAAAGCGTGTATCGGGCTTTGCTTCTCTTAAACTCTCAGACTCTGCTAGTTGTCGATCATGTCGAGAAGCAAGAAGATTCcccaataaaatctgtcagtgccTTCTTCCATAATCTGGATATTGATTTTAAGTACATCCCATATAGGTTCACAAACAAGTATAATGGCGCCTTGATGGACGTGTGGGATGCTCACTACAAGATGTTTTGGTTTGATCATCGTGGCAGTAGCCCTGTTGCTAGCATACAGGAAGCAGAGCAAGCCGCTGAATTTAAGAAACGGTGGACTCAGTTTGTCAATGTTACGTTTCAGATGGAATCTGCAATCACAAGAATCGCCTACGTCTTCTATGGGCCATATGTCAATGTTTCCAGCTGCAGATTTATTGATAATACCAAGTCCGGACTTCAGCTTTCTCTCAATGTCAATAACACCGACCATGTTGTTTCGATCGTGACTGACTACCAGAACTTGAAGACAAGGTTTGACTACCTGGGATTTGGCGGCTTTGCCACTGTGGCTGATCAGGCCCAAGTAACCCGCTTCGGTTTGGGCACTGAGGCAATAGTAAAGCCCATAAGACGTGATagagttatttttccttttggatttaAATTTAATGTAGCAGTTGGGTTGATTTTGTGCATCGGCCTGGTGATCTTAACTTTTCAGTGGCGGTTTTACCTTTCTTTTAGAAAGCTTATGCGGTGGATCCTCATCCTTGTTATTGCCTTGTGGTCCGTTGAGCTGCTGGACGTGTGGAGTGCTTGCACGCAGCCCATCTGTGCCAAGTGGGCGAGGCCGGAGACCGAGGTGAGCGGACAGGCACTGGCCCCGGGTGGCCAGCGCACAGACCTGCCGGACGTCGTCATTACCTCACTTCCTGGTTCCGGAGCCGAGATTCTCAAACAACTGTTCTTCAACAGTAGTGACTTCCTCTACATCCGGGTCCCCACAGCCTACATTGATATCCCAGAAACGGAATTGGAAATTGACTCCTTTGTGGACGCCTGTGAATGGAGGGCATCCGATGTCCACAGCGTGCGTTTCCGTTTACTCCGAGGCTGGTTGCAGTCCTTGGTCCGAGACACAAAACTCCATTTGCAGAACATCCATCTGCATGAATCCGGTAGGGGGAAACTGGCCCAGTATTTTACCATGaataaagacaagaaaaggaagtTGAAAAGGAGAGAGTCTCTGGCAGAACAAAGAAGCAGAATGAAAGGCGCCTTTGACAGAGACGCTGAATACGTCCGGGCTCTGCGAAGACACCTGGTCCACTACCCCAGCGCGCGGCCGGTGCTCAGCCTGGGCAGCGGAAGCTGGACTTTAAAGCTGCATTTCTTTCATGAGGTGTTGGGAGCCTCCATGAAGGCCTTGTATGTGGTGAGGGACCCTCGGGCGTGGGTTTATTCCATGCTGTACAGTAGTAAACCTAGCCTTTACTCTTTGAAGAATGTACAGGAGCACCTAGCGAAGCTGTTTAAAACGGAGGGAGGTGCAGGCCATTGTACCTTGAACTCAGGCTATGCTGTGGAGTATGAATTGCTGCGGAAGGAACTGTTGGCATCCAGACCTCACCCAGTCTCGCTGTTGGCCCATGCGTGGCTGGCAAACACGGCCGCTGCCCTGAGGATAAATGCAGAGCTGCTGCCCACCAGCTACCAATTGATCAAGTTTGAAGATCTTGTGCTTTTCCCTCAGAATACCACGGAAAGGATTTTTGCCTTCCTTGGAATTCCTTTATCTCCTGCTACTTTAAACCAAATATTGTTTGCCACCTCCACGAACCTTTTCTATCTTCCCTACGAAGGGGAGATATCACCCGCTAATACTAACGTTTGGAAACGAAACTTGCCGAAGGATGAAGTTAAACTGATTGAGAACATCTGCTGGACGCTGATGGATCGTCTAGGATACCCAAAGTTTATGGACTGA